GGCGCTACGGCGGACAAACCGCCGTTGACCGGGTCGCCGAACGGCGTGCCAAGTTGCTCGCCGCCGGCCTGGAGTTGATGGGAACGCGCGGTGTCGCCGGCACGACGGTGCGCGGTGTCACCGAGGCCTCTGGTGTGGCGGCTCGGTACTTCTACGAGAGCTTCGCCGATATCGAGGCGCTGCATCTTGCCGTCTACACCGAGGTCATCGAGGAGGCGGCACGCCGGTCGGTCGCCGCGCTGGAGCAGGCACCCGATGATGCCGTGGCGCGCACCAGGGCGGTGCTCGGCGAACTGGTCGACCTGATCCTCGGCGACCGGCGCAAGGGCCGGATCTTGGTGTTGGAAGCAACAGCCACACCGGAGCTGGGTCGGCGCAGCCTCGCCGAGTCGAGCAGGTTTGCCGGCATGCTGGCCGCGACCGCGGCCGGTGGTGATCCGGCTCTGGCGGCTGACGGGCTGCCGACAAATCTGCGGCTGGTGTCGCAGTTTCTTGTCGGCGGGGTCACCGCGACCATCGGCGCGGTTCTGCTCGGTGACGTCGAGGTCGACCGCGAACACCTGGTCGACGTGCTGGTATCGCTGTTCGAGGCGATCCGTACGGCCGCTCCGGCTAACTCAACTTGATGGCGGCTAGCTTCACGTCCCTTGCCGCCTTTTCCCATTGCGCGACCGTGGGCAGTCGATCATCGGCGAACACCAGTCCCATCTGACGCTGCGCCTTCTTCGGTCCGTATGAGGTGGCGATCCGTTCGGCCAACGCCGCCACCGCAGCGGGGTCGCTGATCAGCTCGCCGCGCATGGTGGTGGTCTTGCCTCGGTAGGACACCTGCGCGTCGGCACCGTCGCGGAAGTTGTACTTCCACTGCGCTTCCAGCAGCACGTAGAGCACACCGTCGAGGTGGTGGGCGCTGACGGGCGTGGCATATCGCCTGCCCGTCTTGCGGCCGGTGAAGGACACCAGCATGAAGTCACCGATCAGCCCGCCCAGTGGGGTCCGGAGGGCGAACTTCAGTGTCGGATTGATGATCCGCAGCAGTAGTTCGGGCGGGTGGGCGGCATCGACGGCCGGCTGGTCTGACACCCACCCACGGTAGCGGGGAAGGGATCGAGCTGAGATGAGATCCGGTTTACCAGCGCGGACTGGCGAGTGTGAAACTCGGATCGACGGTCTGCATGTAACCGGTGTCATCCCGGTCACGGATGCCGCAGGTGAGGTACTGCTCGTGCAGCGCCGCCAGCGAATCCTCGTCGATCTCGACACCCAGGCCCGGTCCGGTCGGTACCGGGACGGAACCGTCGACGAAGCGCAGCACACCGTCTTTGACGACATCTTCGGTCTTCCACGGCCAGTGCGTGTCGCATGCGTAGGTGAGGTTCGGTGTGGCGCCTGCCAGATGGACCATGGCCGCCAGGCTGATGCCCAGGTGCGAGTTGGAATGCATGGACAGGCCCAGTCCGAAGGTCTCGCAGATCCCGGCCAGCAACCGAGAGCGCTGTAGCCCACCCCAGTAATGGTGATCGGAGAGAACGACTTTCACCGAATCCTTCGCGACGGCCGGTTTGAGCTGATCGAAGGCGACGACACACATGTTGGTGGCCAGCGGCAGGGGGGACTCCCTGGCGACCTCGGCCATCCCGTCCAGTCCGGGTGTCGGATCCTCCAGATACTCCAGAATGCCTGCCAGCCCGGCGGCCACCTTGATCGAGGTCTGCGGCGTCCACGCGGCGTTGGGGTCAAGCCGCAGCGGGACACCGGGGAAGGCCTTGGCCAACGCCTCGATACCGGCCATCTCCTCTTCCGGAGCGAACACGCCACCCTTGACCTTGATGGCCGTGAAACCGTATTCGTCGATGATGCGGCGCGCCTGGGCGACCAGGCCGTCGGGGTCCAGCGTCTCGCCGAACTGGTCGGGCTCGGCACCGGGATGGCCTGCCCACTTGTAGAACAGGTAGGCACTGAACGGTACGGCGTCACGCACCTTGCCGCCCAACAGATCCGACACAGGTCTACCCAATGCTCGGCCCTGCACGTCCAGGCAAGCCACCTCGAACGGAGAGAGCACCTGGTCGACCGCGCTTGCGGTGGTGATCATGCCCGCGGTCCCCACCGCCGCATCATCTCCGGCCAGCGCCACCGCGATCGCGGCGCGGATCTCATTGAGCGCGAACACGTCCAGACCGGTGATGGCCGCGCCGGCGGCGTTCAACCGGGCCAGATGGCGGGTGTCGGCATAGGTCTCGCCGAGACCGACCAGACCCACATCGGTGTCCAGTTGGATGATTGCCCGCAGCGCGTAGGGCTGGTGCACCCCAACGGTGTTCAGCAGCGGGGGGTCGACGAAGGCGACCGGGGTGATCCGCGTGCCGGTGATGCGGATGGCGCTCACGAGTTACACGGCTCCGCTCAGCGCATCGGCCAGCACGGCGCGACCGGCTGCGACGATCGAGGCCAGTGCCGCGACATCCTCGGCGCTGGGCATCACCAGCGGCGGGCGGACCGATCCGGCCGGCACACCTTCCATCGTGACGCCGGCCTTGACCAGCGAGACGGCATATCCCGGGACCGTGTCGCGCAGTTGAACCAGCGGGATGAAGAACGCGTTGAGCAGCGCACTCGTCAACTCGATATTGCCCGACTCCAGCGAGTTGTAGAACGCCAGCGCCAGATCCGGGGCGAACGCGAACGTCGCCGAGGAGTACAGCGGCACCCCGATGGCGCGGAACGCCAACTGGGTCGTCTCGGCGGTGGGGAGACCGTTGAAGAACAGGAAGTCCGGGTCGACCTGGGCCTTGACGGCGGCCACGATCCGCGCCACCCGATCGAAATTACCGGTGCCATCCTTGAATCCGACGACATTGTCGATCTTGGCGACGGCGACAGCGGATTCCTCGGTGAACTTCGCGTTGTTGCGGTTGTAGACGATGACCGGCAGCGTGGTGGCGCCGGCGACCGCGGCGACATAATCCACCAGTCCGGGCTGGGGCACCTCGACCAGGTAGGGCGGTAGCAGCAGGATGCCGTCGGCCCCCTCTTCCTGTGCGGCCAGCGCGAACGCCTTGGCCTGGGCCACCGACCCGCCGGCTCCGGCGTACACCGGAACACGTCCGGCGATCACCTCGACGGCGGTGCGCACCACGGTGCGGAACTCGCCGAGTTCGAGAGCGTGGAATTCACCTGTGCCGCAGGCGATGAACACACCGCCGGGGCCGGCCTCGATACCTTTGGTCAGGTGCGCCGAGAGCGCGTCGATGTCGACGGCACCGGCGGCGGTGAAGGGGGTGACGGGAAAGAACAGCACGCCGTGGAACGTGGGACGCATTGTGGAAAGCTCCTTGAAATGGTGGTGGGGGTATGTCAGTCCTGCGTGAGACGCCCGTCGACGCGCCGCCACAGGCGATCGGGGTTGTGGTCGGCAACAGCACTGGGCAGCAGCGATTTCGGGACGTTCTGATAGGCCACGGGACGCAGGAACCGTTCGATCGCACGGGCACCGACCGATGTGGTGCGCGAGTCCGAGGTTGCCGGAAACGGGCCGCCGTGCACCATCGCGTGGCACACCTCGACACCGGTGGGCCAGCCGTTGAACAGGATCCGGCCCGCCTTGAGCTCCAGCAGCGGGAGCAGTTCGCGTGCGGCCTGTTCATCAGAGGTGTCGGCATGCACGGTCGCGGTGAGCTGCCCCTCGACACCGGCGGCAACGGTGTGCATCTCCGCGGAGTCGGCACACCGCACGATCAGGCTTGCCGAGCCGAACACCTCGGCCTGCAGGTCTTCGCTACCCAGGAAGCTCTGCGCATCCGTGCTGAACAGCGCCGCCTGCCCGCAGGTCTCGATGGCGCCGACCTGGCCACGCGCAACCAATTCGGCTGCGCTGCTGAGCATCTCGACACCGGATGCGTAGTTTCCCGCGATGGTCGGCGTCAGCATCGGGGTGGCCGGCGCCGCAGAGATGGCCTCGCCTGCCGCGGTGACGAAAGCATCGAGCCCTGGGCCGTCGACGCCGATGATCAGACCCGGATTGGTGCAGAACTGCCCCGATCCCATGGTGAGCGAACCGACGAAGGCCCTGCCCAGCTCCGTACCACGAGCGGCCAGCGCACCCTCGAGCAGGAACACCGGATTGATGGAGCTCATCTCGGCATAGACCGGGATGGGCTCGAGGCGTGCGGCGGCGGCCGCCATCAACGCCGTTCCCCCGGAACGGGATCCGGTGAACCCGACGGCCTTGATATGCGGGTTGGTGACCAACGCGACGCCGAGACCGGGTCCGCTCCCGAACAACAGCGAGAACACGCCGGCGGGTAGCCCCGACTCGGCGACGGCGGCGGTGACCGCACGCGCCACGATCTCCGAGGTTCCCGGATGTGCGTCATGCCCCTTCACCACGACCGGGCAACCGGCGGCCAGGGCCGAGGCGGTGTCGCCGCCGGCGACCGAGAAGGCCAGCGGGAAGTTGGAGGCGCTGAACACCGCGACCGGGCCCAGCGGTACGAAACGCTGCCGGATGTCGGGACGTGGCAGCGGAGTGCGGTCGGGCTGGGCGGTGTCGATACGGGCACCGTTCCAACTGCCTTCCCGCAGTACCTCGGCGAACAATCGCAACTGGCCGGTGGTGCGGCCGACCTCCCCGGTGATACGCGCGGTCGGCAGCCCACTCTCGGCGACCGCGCGGGCGATCAGCGCCTCGGCGACCGCCTCGATATGGGACGCGATCGATTCCAGGAAGCGGGCACGCTGTTCAGCGGTGGTGGCGCGGTAGGCCGGGAACGCATCGGCTGCAGCCGCCGCGGCGGCCTCGACATCCGCGGTGTCACCGTAGTGGTAGCTCGGTTCCAGCGGCTGACCCGATGCCGGATCGAATGCCCGGACCTCTTGGCCGGTGCCCGTGACGGGCGTCCCGGCGATGATCATCTGGCCGGTCAGCTGAGTGGGAAGAGTCGCAGTCACACCAGCAACGGTATGGAGAGAATCCATACATGTCCAAGACCATTTCGGTGGCTACTGATACCGATCTTGGATAGGTCTGCGCTCCGTGATTCAGGCGACGGCGCGGTGCCGCTGTGACAACAGATCCAGCACCGTGCGGCCCAGTTCGGCCAGATCGGGATCGGCCCCCGAAGCGTCGACCAACGTCACCCCGTCGGCGACCCCGGCGGTCTCGATATCGGCGATCAGCCCGGCCAGACCCTGCACCGTTCCGGCATAGCGCACACCATCGGCAGCGGCCAGCGAGGCAAAGGCGGAGCGGACATCCGGAGCGACCGCGACCTGGACGTCGAGGATCACCGCGACGTCACCGTCGTCATGACGCAGACGGGTGCGCGCCCGCTGCGCCTGCTGCAGGTCACGGGCCGACACCCGCACCACGGGGTCCACCCCGGAGGTCAGTTCACTCCACGTCTCATCTGCCACGAATAGCCGCACGTGGGCCACGTTAGGAGCGGTGCACACCATCGGCCAATGGTTGCGATCAGCACGACCAGAACGGAACAATCCGGCAGCCGTGCGCCGCGTGTGGACGGGTCACCGGGCTTCAGTAGTTTTATAGCCGTGACAGCAGCGGAAGCCGGGCAGGCCATCCCTTCCCAGTACCTACTCGCAGAAGCCGCTGCTCCCCCGCGGACCCTGGTCGACATCCTCTACGAGACGGCCCGCCGGTTCCCGGATGCGCCGGCGATCGACGACGGCGAGGTCCAGCTCACCTATGCCGAACTGATCGGCGATATCGAGGAGAGCGTCCAGTGGCTGGCCGCCCGAGGTATCGGCCGCGGCGACCGGATCGGCATCCGGATGCCCTCGGGCAGCTATGCCCTCTACACGGCCATCCTGGCCACCCTGGCCACCGGCGCCGCCTACGTGCCGGTCGACGCCGACGATCCCGAGGAACGGGCCGCGCTGGTCTTCGGCGAGGCCCAGGTGGTCGCGATCATCACCGAGGCGGGTCTGGTACGTGGTCCCGGATCATCGCGCGGCTGGCGCGCGGCGGCCCCGCTGACCCGTGACGACGCCTGGATCATTTTCACTTCCGGATCGACCGGGACACCCAAAGGCGTGGCGGTCACCCACCGCAATGCGGCCGCCTTCGTCGACGCAGAAGCACAGATGTTCCTGAGGTCGGCGCCGATAGGTCCCGGCGACCGGGTGCTGGCCGGGCTGTCGGTGGCATTCGATGCCTCCTGCGAGGAGATGTGGCTGGCCTGGCGTAACGGCGCCTGCCTGGTGCCCGCCCCGCGGTCGCTGGTGCGCAGCGGGATGGATCTGGGCCCGTGGCTGGTCAGCCGTGACGTCACGGTCGTCTCCACGGTCCCCACACTTGCCGCGCTGTGGCCCGCCGAGGCGCTGGAGGCGGTACGGCTGCTGATCTTCGGCGGTGAGGCGTGCCCGCCGGAACTCGCCGAGCGGCTGGCCGTGGACGGCCGCGAGGTCTGGAACACCTATGGCCCCACCGAGGCCACCGTTGTGGCATGCGCCGCCCCGCTGGATGGGCGCTCCGCGGTCAGTATCGGATTGCCCTTGCCGGGTTGGGATCTGGCGGTCGTCGACAAGCAGGGTTGCCCGGTCGGCCTCGGGGAGGTCGGCGAACTGGTGATCGGCGGTGTCGGCCTGGCCCGATACCTCGACCCCGAGAAGGACGCCGAGAAGTACGCCCCGATGGGAACCCTGGGTTGGGCCCGCGCCTACCGCAGCGGCGACCTGGTGCGACTGGAGGCCGACGGACTCTACTTTCAGGGCCGCGCCGACGATCAGGTGAAGGTCGGCGGACGACGGATCGAACTCGGCGAGGTCGACGCCGCGCTGGTCAACCTGCCCGGGGTCAGCGGCGGGGCAGCCGCGGTCCGCAAGACGACCAGCAGCACCCCGCTGCTGGTGGGCTACATCGCCAGTGCGGACCCGGCCTTCGATCTGGTCGCCGCGCGCGCGGCACTGTCCGAGGCGCTGCCCGCCGCGCTGATACCGCGGCTGGTTCTGCTCGACGATTTGCCGACCCGCACCTCGGGCAAGGTCGACCGCAACGCGTTGCCCTGGCCGCCGCCGGGCGCCGCACCGGAGGACGAGCCCGATCTCGGCGGCACCATGGGCTGGTTGGCCGGGCTATGGCGCGATGTGCTGGCCGCGCCCGTCGACGGGCCGGAAGCGGACTTCTTCGCCCTCGGCGGCGGCTCATTGTCGGCGGCGCAGCTGGTCACGGCGGTGCGCGGTCGTTATCCGCAGGTCACCGTCGCCGATCTCTACGACCACCCGCGACTCGGCTCGCTGGCCGGCTATCTCGACGAGCTGGCCCCGCCACCGGAGGTGGTGCGCCGCGATGTGCGCCCGACTCCGGTATCGACCCAGCTCGCCCAGGTCGCATTGTCGGTTCCGTTGGCCACGCTGACCGGATTGCAGTGGGTCATCTGGCTGGCCGTCCTGAACAACATCGCCGCCGCGCTCGACCTGGTGCCGTGGGCGAACACGCTGAACTGGTGGTGGGTGCTGGCCGGCTTCATCATCTTCATCACCCCGCCCGGCCGGATGGGCATCGCGGTGCTCGGCGCGCGGACCCTGCTGTCGAATCTGCAACCCGGCAGCTACCGCCGGGGCGGATCGGAGCACCTGCGGGTGTGGTTCGCCGAACGACTCGCCGAGGCCAGCGGGGCGGAGAACCAGGCAGGCGCCCCATGGCTGGTGTATTACGGTCGTGCCCTTGGCAACTCGATCGGCAAGGGAGTCGACCTGCATTCGGCCCCGCCGGTCACCGGCATGCTGACCATCGGGCACCGCGCGTCCGTCGAACCCGAGGTGGACCTGACCGGGCATTGGATCGACGGGGACATCTTCCACGTCGGACCGATCAGCATCGGCACCGACGCCACCATCGGCGCGCGCACCACGTTGTTCCCCGGTGCGACGGTCGGCAAGAACGCCGACGTCGCGCCGGGCTCCGGTGTCGTCGGCAAGGTGAAGAACGGGCAGTACTGGAAGGGCTCGCCGGCCGCGAAATCCGGTAAGGCCCGCCACCCGTGGCCCGACGAGCGCCCCGGCCGGGCGCCGTTGTGGGTGGGCATCTACAGCGTCACGTCGATGTTGCTCGGTGCGCTACCCCTGACGGCGCTGGCCGCCGGGCTTGCCGTGCTGGCGTGGGCGGTGCGCGGCACCGCGAGCCCGACCGACGCGCTGATACCTGCGCTGGCATGGACCCCGGTGGCCGCACTGGTGGCGTTCGGCACCTACGCGGCGCTGACGGTGCTGGGCGTTCGGCTGCTCTCACTCGGTCTCACGGAGGGGTATCACCCGGTGCGCAGCCGGGTCGGCTGGCAGCTGTGGGCCACCGAGCGCCTGATGGATGCGGCGCGCAACTACCTGTTCCCGGTGTACGCCAGCCTGCTCACTCCGTGGTGGCTGCGTCTGCTGGGCGCGAAGGTCGGCAAGGGCACCGAGATCTCCACCGCATTGTTGACCCCGAAGTTCACCGAAGTGCAAGACGGGGCATTCCTGGCCGATGACACCATGGTGGCCTCCTACGAACTGGGCGGCGGCTGGATCCACGTCGCCAAGGCGACCATCGGCAAGCGCGCCTTCCTCGGCAACTCCGGAATCACCCAGCCCGGCCGGCGAGTTCCCGACGACGGCCTGGTGGCGGTGCTCTCGGCCGCCCCGCACAAGGCCAAGGCCGGGTCATCCTGGCTGGGCAGCCCACCGATCCGGCTGCGTCGCCAACCGACCGCGGCCGATGCCCTGCGCACCTTCAACCCGTCGACCGAGTTGAAGATCATGCGTTCGGTGGTCGAAACCTGCAGGCTGATCCCGGTCATCGTCACCTTCCTCATCGGCGTCGCGGTGCTCGGCGCGCTGCATGCGCTCGCCGGCAGGATCGGCTACGGCTGGACGGCGCTGGCGGGCGGCGTGGTCCTGTTGGTCGCCGGGGCCGTCGCCGGGGCGATCGCGGTGGCGGCCAAGTGGCTCGTCATCGGCCGGATCACCGCCATCGAACACCCGCTGTGGTCGTCGTTCGTCTGGCGCAACGAGGTGTCGGACACGTTCGTGGAGACGGTCGCCGCGCCCTGGTTCGCCAGGGCCGCCACCGGCACCCCGATCATGAACATCTGGCTGCGCGGTCTCGGCGCGAAGATCGGTCGCGGTGTGTGGTGCGAAACCTATTGGCTCCCCGAGGCCGACCTGATCTCGCTGGGTGCGGGCAGCACCGTCAACCGCGGTTGTGTGGTGCAGACCCACCTGTTCCACGACCGGATCATGCGGATGGACACCGTGATCCTCGACGAGGGCGCCACGCTGGGTCCGCACTGTGTCGCGCTGCCCGCATCCCGCATCGGCGCGGGGGCCACCATCGGGCCGGCCTCGCTGGTGATGCGCGGTGACGAGGTTCCGCCATGGACCCGTTGGCAGGGCAATCCCATTGCCCCCTGGACGAAGTCGAAGAAGAAACGAGCCGAATGAGCAGTGCCAAGAAGGTCGCGAAGAAGACGGCACACACTCCCCCGGTGATCGACCCGTACCTGCCTCGCAACGGCAACTTCGGCTACCGGGTGTCACGCTACGAACTCGACATCGAGTACAAGGTGGCGATCAACCGCCTCGGCGGCACGGTCACCGTCACCGCGGTGACCCTTGCCGCGCTGCGCGCCTTCACCCTCGATCTCTCGGATGCACTCGGGGTGTCGAAGGTGACGGTGAACGGCCGGCGCCCCAACAACTTCCGATGTCACGGCGGAAAACTACACATCACCCTCGGCGAGACGCTGCCGGCCGGTGCGGCGATGACGATCGTGGTGCGCTACGGCGGCACTCCCCGACCGCTGCGCACCCTCTGGGGTGAGGTCGGTTTCGAGGAGTTGTCCAACGGCGCGCTGGTCGCCGGTCAGCCCAACGGCGCCGCCTCGTGGTTCCCCTGCGACGATCACCCCTCCGCCAAGGCCAGCTTCCGCATCAGGATCAGCACCGACAGCCCCTACTACGCGCTGGCAAACGGCGAGCTGCTGTCCAAGCAGACCCGCGCCAGCCACACCACCTGGACCTATGAGCAGGCCGAGCCCACTTCGACATACCTGATCACGTTGCAGATCGGCGAATACACCCGGCATCGGTTGCACAAGAGCCCGGTCCCGATGCACGCCGTCCTGCCGGATCGGTTGCGCCGCAACTTCGACCATGACTTCGGCCGGCAGACCCAGATGATGAAATTGTTCATCCGCCAGTTCGGTCCCTACCCGTTGAGCACGGGTTACACCGTCGTCGTCACCGACGACGATCTTGAGATCCCGCTTGAGGCACAGGGACTGTCCATCTTCGGCGCCAACCACTGTGACGGCAGGCGAAGTTCTGAGCGGCTGATCGCCCATGAGCTGGCCCACCAATGGTTCGGCAATTCGGTGACCGCCCGCCGATGGCGGGACATCTGGTTGCACGAGGGCTTCGCCTGTTACGCGGAGTGGCTGTGGTCCGAGGAGTCCGGCGGTCCCAGTGCCGACGAACGGGCCCGCACCTACCACCGCAGGTTGGCCGACTCGCCGCAGGATCTGCTGCTGACCGATCCGGGGCCTGCCGATATGTTCGACGACCGGGTGTACAAGCGCGGCGCGCTGACCCTGCATGCCGTGCGCCGGACCATCGGCGACGACAATTTCTTTGCACTGCTGCAGGATTGGACCGCCCGATACCGTCACAGCACCGCGGTGACCGATGATTTCACCGGCCTGGCGGCCAACCATGCCGATGTCTCGCTGCGCGGACTCTGGGACCGCTGGCTGTACTCCACCGACCTCCCGGACCTGTGACCGACGGCGGCTCCGCATTGCCGGCGCGCGGGCCGGTCACGCGGGCCAGCGTCACCACGGTCGGGATCGCCACCGCCTGCACCGCGTTGTGCGGATACGCGGTGCTGTATCTGGCCGCCCGCAGCCTGGAGCCGGCCGGCTTCTCCCTCTTCGGAGTGTTCTGGGGAGCTTTCGGTCTCGTCAGCGGCGCGGCCAACGGTCTGCTGCAGGAGTCCACCCGCGAGGTGCGGGCCGGTCGGGTGGGGATCGGAGCCGAACAACCCAGGACCCGTCCGATGTGGTTGGCCGTCGGCGTCGGTGTCGGCGCTGCCACCCTGATCGGCGCGACCGCACCGCTGTGGTCGGCCAGGGTGTTCACCGAGTACCAGTGGCTCAGCGTTGCGCTGCTCAGCGTGGGGCTCGGCGGATTCTGCCTGCACGCAACGCTTCTGGGTATGTTGGCCGGTACCGATCGGTGGACCCAGTACGGCTCGCTGATGGTGACCGACGCGGCGACCCGGGTGGCGGTCGCGGCGGCGGCGTTCGTCTTCGGGTGGGGACTTGCGGGTTTCCTGTGGGCCACCGTCGCCGGGTGCATGGCCTGGCTGATCATGCTGGTGTGTTCCCGGCCTGCCCGGGCGGCGGCCGCGCTGACCTGCGCGGGCAGCGCACGCACATTTCTGACGGGCGCCTCGCACTCGGTGGCGGCGGCCGGCGCCAGCGCCATCCTGGTAATGGGCTTTCCGGTGCTGTTGCAGGCCACCAGTTCCGAACTCGGCGCCGCGGGCGGGGTGGTGATTCTCGCGGTCACCCTCACCAGAGCTCCACTACTGGTCCCGCTGACGGCCATGCAGGGCAACCTGATTGCGCACTTCGTCGACCAGCGGAACCGCAGACTGACTGCGCTGCTCACCCCCGCACTGGTGGTCACCGTGATCGGAGCGATCGGTGTCGCAGCGGCCGCGCTCGCCGGACCTTGGCTGCTGCACACCGCATTCGGGCCCGAGTATCAGGCGAGCGGGACGCTGCTGGCCTGGCTGACCGCCGCGGCCACCGCCATCGCACTGCTCACGCTCACCGGTGCCGCGGCCGTCGCGGCCGCGCTGCACCGCGCCTACGCCGCCGGATGGATCGGCGCCACCCTGGCTGCCGCCGCGCTGCTCTTACTCCCGGTGACACTGGAGACCAGAACCGTCACCGCCCTGTTGTGCGGGCCCGTGGTCGGCATCGCCGTGCACCTGTACGCGCTCGCCCGATCCTGATCCATGACAGCATGAACCCGGCTTCGGGCCCCTACATGAGGAGAGATATGTCCTGGCTAGTGACCGGCGGTGCCGGCTACATCGGCGCGCATGTGGTGCGCGCACTGAGGGCCTCGGGCACCGATGTCGTCGTGATCGACGATCTGTCCACCGGTATCGCCGGATTCGTGCCCGACGGTGTCGAACTGGTCACCGCCAACCTGCTGGACCTCGACACCGTCACCGCGACGCTGGCCGATCACGATGTCACCGGGGTGATCCACGTCGCGGGATACAAGTACGCGGGCGAATCGGTGAAGTACCCCCTGCACACCTACCGCCAGAACGTCACCGCGATGGCGACCCTGCTGGAGGCGATGGCGGCCACCGATGTCGACCAGATCGTGTTCTCCAGCAGCGCCGCCACCTACGGCACCCCCGATGTCGAGATCGTCGACGAGCAGACGCCGACGGCGCCCGAATCGCCGTACGGCGAGAGCAAGCTCATCGGCGAGTGGCTGCTGCGCGATGTGGCGCGCGCACGCCCGCTGCGGCACACCAGCCTTCGCTACTTCAATGTCGTCGGTTCCGGCTCGGTCGACCTGTACGACCGCAGCCCGCACAATCTGTTCCCCAAGGTGCTCGACATGCTGTACGGCGGCCGCGTCCCGCAGATCAACGGCGGCGACTACGCCACCCCGGACGGCACCTGTGTCCGCGATTACGTCCATGTCTCCGATCTGGCGGACGCCCATGTTGCGGCGGCCCGAAGGCTGGCCGCCGGTGAGCCCGTCGAGCCGGTATACAACCTCGGCAGCGGATCGGGAACGTCGGTGCGCGAGATCATGACCACGATCCGGGAGGTCACCGGTATCGACTTCGAGCCGGCGGTCACGCCGCGACGCCCGGGCGATCCGGCCCGCATCGTGGCCGCGGGCACCCTGGCGGCACGGGATCTGGGCTGGCAGATGCGTCACTCGCTGACCGATATGGTCGCCTCGGCGTGGGAAGCCCGCCAGGCCGTCGGGGGAGACTATCCGACCGCGGGCTGAGTGACCCGGCGCACGTCCGTACAGTCGGCTGCGATGAAATGGGTCCCCAGGGTTGCCGCTGCGTTGATCGCGGCACAGCTGGCAATCCGGGCGGTGCTCGCCTTCGGGGGCTACTTCTACTGGGATGACCTGATCCTGATCGGCCGGGCGGGCACGCAGGGGTTGCTGTCCGTCGAGTATCTGTTCGACGATCACGACGGGCACGTCATGCCGGGGGCGTTCCTCGTCGCCGGGGCCATCACCCGATTGGCTCCGCTGGAATGGTTGTGGCCCGCGCTGAGCCTCGTGGTGCTGCAGTTGCTGGCCTCGCTGGCCCTGCTGCGCGTGCTGCACCTGATCCTCGGGTGGCGCCCGGTGCTGCTGGTCCCGTTGGTGTTCGCCCTGTTCACGCCGCTGA
This DNA window, taken from Mycolicibacterium neoaurum, encodes the following:
- a CDS encoding TetR/AcrR family transcriptional regulator, giving the protein MAVSRRYGGQTAVDRVAERRAKLLAAGLELMGTRGVAGTTVRGVTEASGVAARYFYESFADIEALHLAVYTEVIEEAARRSVAALEQAPDDAVARTRAVLGELVDLILGDRRKGRILVLEATATPELGRRSLAESSRFAGMLAATAAGGDPALAADGLPTNLRLVSQFLVGGVTATIGAVLLGDVEVDREHLVDVLVSLFEAIRTAAPANST
- a CDS encoding glucarate dehydratase family protein, which translates into the protein MSAIRITGTRITPVAFVDPPLLNTVGVHQPYALRAIIQLDTDVGLVGLGETYADTRHLARLNAAGAAITGLDVFALNEIRAAIAVALAGDDAAVGTAGMITTASAVDQVLSPFEVACLDVQGRALGRPVSDLLGGKVRDAVPFSAYLFYKWAGHPGAEPDQFGETLDPDGLVAQARRIIDEYGFTAIKVKGGVFAPEEEMAGIEALAKAFPGVPLRLDPNAAWTPQTSIKVAAGLAGILEYLEDPTPGLDGMAEVARESPLPLATNMCVVAFDQLKPAVAKDSVKVVLSDHHYWGGLQRSRLLAGICETFGLGLSMHSNSHLGISLAAMVHLAGATPNLTYACDTHWPWKTEDVVKDGVLRFVDGSVPVPTGPGLGVEIDEDSLAALHEQYLTCGIRDRDDTGYMQTVDPSFTLASPRW
- a CDS encoding 5-dehydro-4-deoxyglucarate dehydratase, whose amino-acid sequence is MRPTFHGVLFFPVTPFTAAGAVDIDALSAHLTKGIEAGPGGVFIACGTGEFHALELGEFRTVVRTAVEVIAGRVPVYAGAGGSVAQAKAFALAAQEEGADGILLLPPYLVEVPQPGLVDYVAAVAGATTLPVIVYNRNNAKFTEESAVAVAKIDNVVGFKDGTGNFDRVARIVAAVKAQVDPDFLFFNGLPTAETTQLAFRAIGVPLYSSATFAFAPDLALAFYNSLESGNIELTSALLNAFFIPLVQLRDTVPGYAVSLVKAGVTMEGVPAGSVRPPLVMPSAEDVAALASIVAAGRAVLADALSGAV
- a CDS encoding aldehyde dehydrogenase (NADP(+)), whose product is MTATLPTQLTGQMIIAGTPVTGTGQEVRAFDPASGQPLEPSYHYGDTADVEAAAAAAADAFPAYRATTAEQRARFLESIASHIEAVAEALIARAVAESGLPTARITGEVGRTTGQLRLFAEVLREGSWNGARIDTAQPDRTPLPRPDIRQRFVPLGPVAVFSASNFPLAFSVAGGDTASALAAGCPVVVKGHDAHPGTSEIVARAVTAAVAESGLPAGVFSLLFGSGPGLGVALVTNPHIKAVGFTGSRSGGTALMAAAAARLEPIPVYAEMSSINPVFLLEGALAARGTELGRAFVGSLTMGSGQFCTNPGLIIGVDGPGLDAFVTAAGEAISAAPATPMLTPTIAGNYASGVEMLSSAAELVARGQVGAIETCGQAALFSTDAQSFLGSEDLQAEVFGSASLIVRCADSAEMHTVAAGVEGQLTATVHADTSDEQAARELLPLLELKAGRILFNGWPTGVEVCHAMVHGGPFPATSDSRTTSVGARAIERFLRPVAYQNVPKSLLPSAVADHNPDRLWRRVDGRLTQD